The following are encoded together in the Serratia nematodiphila DZ0503SBS1 genome:
- a CDS encoding glycosyltransferase family 39 protein has translation MSLQQVSNVSLSNNGLKGIDYKHYALVIVAFSALVRSISLTDRYFWCDEASSVLTSRYDVGALLYHASFDVHPPLYYLLLHGWMVLFGDGILAARSLSLAFGVVTVALAMRFIRWLANERAALIAGWLMAIMPMAVRYSQEARMYALMGLLAIAAAMALAKWLKTPDNRRYLALYALLMTLSFYTHYFTIFTLIAHWLVVLALSCRREGECYIKRPAWWLANAAIGVAYIPWLLVLFNLLAHIAELRVGGDVGWIPQVSWSDLPAMFWRFLTGHDGSNYPTIILWLLPAMFVALCSLLLWRRQMPRKFSLLLLCGILIPVTLVFAISWRSPLFVDRYLYSAALGIPLVLGVLIAGTKNRVRGISLLLFFSLLFGYGVRNDYPVEKDEFKVMVHYINSHYQPNDAVVVSNMFNYLSYVYYNKQGYRALLYTPARPNGISGKPNAYGFGTFFHDRAAQTYVDKLSVLSKGHRRVWLVSGGDFNQDFGRSPPGWVNTGTFKSGGFESRLFVVR, from the coding sequence ATGTCACTGCAGCAGGTTTCGAATGTCTCTTTAAGCAACAACGGCTTAAAGGGCATCGATTACAAACATTATGCGTTGGTGATCGTGGCGTTTTCGGCGCTCGTACGGTCTATATCCTTAACCGACAGGTATTTTTGGTGCGATGAAGCCTCCAGCGTGCTGACCAGCCGTTACGATGTGGGCGCGTTGCTCTATCACGCTTCTTTCGATGTTCACCCGCCGCTTTATTACCTGCTGTTGCATGGCTGGATGGTGCTGTTTGGCGATGGCATTCTGGCGGCCCGCTCGTTGAGCCTGGCGTTCGGCGTGGTGACGGTGGCACTGGCGATGCGCTTTATCCGTTGGCTGGCCAATGAACGGGCGGCGCTGATCGCGGGCTGGCTGATGGCGATCATGCCGATGGCGGTGCGCTACAGCCAGGAGGCGCGCATGTATGCGCTGATGGGGCTGCTGGCGATCGCCGCCGCCATGGCGTTGGCGAAGTGGCTGAAAACGCCGGATAACCGCCGTTATCTGGCGCTGTATGCGCTGTTGATGACGCTGAGCTTTTATACCCATTACTTCACGATTTTCACGCTGATCGCGCATTGGCTGGTGGTGTTGGCGCTGTCGTGCCGCCGCGAAGGCGAGTGTTATATCAAGCGACCGGCATGGTGGCTGGCCAATGCGGCGATCGGGGTGGCCTACATTCCCTGGCTGCTGGTGTTGTTCAATCTGCTGGCGCATATCGCCGAGCTGAGGGTCGGCGGCGACGTCGGTTGGATCCCTCAGGTTTCCTGGAGCGATCTGCCGGCGATGTTCTGGCGTTTTCTCACCGGCCATGATGGCAGCAACTATCCCACGATCATTCTCTGGCTGTTGCCGGCGATGTTTGTCGCTTTATGTTCACTGCTGCTGTGGCGGCGCCAGATGCCGAGAAAATTCTCTCTGCTGCTGCTCTGCGGCATTCTGATCCCGGTAACGTTGGTATTCGCCATTTCCTGGCGCTCGCCGCTGTTTGTCGATCGCTATCTTTATTCCGCCGCGCTCGGCATTCCGCTGGTGTTGGGCGTGCTGATCGCCGGAACGAAAAACCGGGTGCGCGGGATCTCTTTGCTACTGTTCTTCAGCCTGCTGTTCGGCTACGGCGTACGTAACGACTACCCGGTCGAAAAAGATGAGTTCAAGGTGATGGTGCACTATATCAACAGCCACTATCAGCCTAACGATGCGGTGGTGGTCAGCAACATGTTCAACTACCTGAGCTATGTGTATTACAACAAGCAGGGCTACCGCGCCTTGCTGTATACCCCGGCCAGGCCCAACGGCATTTCAGGCAAGCCCAACGCCTATGGCTTCGGCACCTTTTTCCACGATCGGGCGGCGCAGACTTACGTCGATAAGCTCAGCGTTTTATCGAAAGGCCATCGCCGGGTCTGGCTGGTCAGCGGCGGCGATTTCAATCAGGACTTCGGCCGTTCGCCGCCGGGGTGGGTCAATACCGGCACCTTCAAGAGCGGCGGCTTTGAGTCGCGCCTGTTCGTGGTGCGTTGA
- a CDS encoding flavodoxin family protein, with product MAKTVVVFHSGYGHTERLAKVVAEGAGAELIAIDQNGDISDEAWQTLDEADAIIFGSPTYMGGPSWQFKKFADASSKAWFGRKWQDKVFGGFTNSASLNGDKQVTLIALQTLASQHGGLWVSLGLLPANTKSAQRTDVNNLGGSVGLLVQTPADAGVDEMLSGDLATAKLYGQRVAGFAAKLA from the coding sequence ATGGCGAAGACAGTAGTGGTGTTTCATTCCGGCTACGGCCATACCGAGCGTTTGGCGAAAGTGGTGGCGGAAGGCGCCGGGGCGGAACTGATCGCCATCGATCAGAACGGCGATATCAGCGACGAAGCCTGGCAGACGCTGGATGAGGCGGACGCCATCATCTTTGGTTCGCCGACCTATATGGGCGGCCCATCCTGGCAGTTCAAGAAATTCGCCGACGCCAGCTCCAAAGCCTGGTTCGGCCGCAAGTGGCAGGATAAAGTGTTCGGCGGTTTTACCAACAGCGCCAGCCTGAACGGCGACAAGCAGGTGACGCTGATCGCGCTGCAGACGCTGGCTTCGCAACATGGCGGCCTGTGGGTCAGTCTGGGGCTGCTGCCGGCCAACACCAAATCGGCGCAGCGCACCGACGTCAATAACCTGGGCGGTTCGGTGGGGCTGCTGGTGCAGACCCCGGCGGATGCCGGCGTGGATGAGATGTTGTCGGGCGATCTGGCGACCGCCAAGCTCTATGGCCAGCGCGTAGCGGGCTTTGCCGCCAAACTGGCGTAA
- a CDS encoding LysR family transcriptional regulator encodes MADRFEELKTYIAVVEAGGFAAASKRLALAKSAISRRIRDLEIRLGAPLLNRSTRQIHLTDTGLKFYEQAKRILTELNEAENAVGGRHNDLQGRLRIAAPVSLTVHCLSRVVGQFIEANPNLALEFDADDKMVDIIRDGFDLAIRISKLRDSSLVARRITTIRHVCCASPSLLDRYGRPNRVEDLAALPGIRYSNVEESYYWRFAGGHTPMVKSRLCFSNGDAVREAAIAGLGIAMLPTFIAHEAIRKGELEVVLREHMRPPIGMYAVFPSSQNMPAKMRAFIDFLLANFSDEPFWDRDILTNER; translated from the coding sequence ATGGCCGATCGCTTTGAGGAACTGAAAACTTATATTGCTGTTGTTGAGGCTGGCGGTTTTGCGGCGGCTTCAAAGCGCTTGGCCTTGGCTAAATCTGCGATCAGTCGCCGCATACGAGATTTGGAAATTCGGCTTGGTGCCCCGTTGCTGAACCGGAGCACCCGACAGATCCATCTGACGGACACAGGGCTGAAGTTTTATGAGCAAGCCAAACGCATACTGACTGAGTTGAATGAGGCTGAAAATGCCGTTGGAGGGCGACATAACGATTTACAAGGGCGGTTGCGAATCGCCGCTCCCGTTTCGCTGACCGTACATTGCCTTAGCCGGGTGGTTGGTCAATTTATCGAGGCGAATCCGAATCTGGCACTGGAGTTTGATGCCGACGACAAGATGGTTGACATCATTCGTGATGGATTTGATCTCGCCATCAGGATTTCTAAATTGCGCGACTCTTCCTTGGTAGCCAGGCGGATCACAACCATTCGCCATGTCTGTTGCGCGAGCCCGTCTTTGCTAGATCGGTACGGTCGTCCAAATAGAGTGGAAGACTTGGCGGCATTGCCGGGCATTCGCTATAGCAACGTTGAAGAAAGTTATTATTGGCGCTTTGCTGGCGGTCATACGCCAATGGTGAAATCGCGGCTCTGTTTTTCCAACGGTGATGCTGTTCGTGAGGCCGCCATCGCGGGTTTGGGGATCGCTATGTTGCCCACTTTCATCGCGCATGAGGCGATCAGAAAAGGTGAGCTCGAAGTTGTATTACGTGAGCATATGCGTCCTCCCATTGGTATGTATGCGGTTTTTCCTTCATCACAAAACATGCCTGCGAAAATGCGCGCATTCATTGATTTTTTACTTGCTAATTTCAGTGATGAGCCTTTTTGGGATCGCGATATATTGACCAATGAGAGATGA